A window of Saccopteryx leptura isolate mSacLep1 chromosome 5, mSacLep1_pri_phased_curated, whole genome shotgun sequence contains these coding sequences:
- the SH3BP2 gene encoding SH3 domain-binding protein 2 isoform X4 produces MAALGPRTSAANPLPGRRRAMCWVSAISFMAAEEMHWPVPMKAIGAQNLLTMPGGVTKAGYLHKKGGTQLQLLKWPLRFVIIHKRCIYYFKSSTSASPQGAFSLSGYNRVMRAAEETTSNNVFPFKIVHISKKHRTWFFSASSEDERKSWMALLRREIGYLHEKKELPLDTSDSSSDTDSFYGAIERPVDISLSPYPTDNEDYEHDDEDDSYLEPDCPEPWKPEDSLTHPPAYPPPPVPTPRKPAFSDVPRAHSFTSKGLGPLLPPPPPKRGLPDTGPTPEDSKRDQLGLRRVEPCPRVPATPRRMSDPPTGSLPNLPNLRKPPCFPESPSLSPEPRVPSHGAGSASMAAGTSRHCDKLKSFHLSPRGPPTPEPPPVPANKPKFLMKAEEAPLREVARPGLFVPPVGPRPPALKLPTPEATARSAVPSRPEKPSLPQLQRSPPDGQSFRSFSFEKPRLPSQTEALQADSGGKDSDEDYEKVPLPSSVFINTTESYEVERLFKATSPRGEPQDGLYCIRNSSTKSGKVLVVWDETSNKVRNYRIFEKDSKFYLEGEVLFVGVGSLVEHYHTHLLPGHQSLLLQHPYGYAGPR; encoded by the exons ATGGCCGCCCTGGGCCCCAGGACATCTGCTGCCAACCCGTTGCCCGGCAGGAGAAGAGCCATGTGCTGGGTCAGTGCCATCAG CTTCATGGCGGCTGAGGAGATGCACTGGCCTGTCCCCATGAAGGCCATCGGTGCCCAGAACCTGCTCACCATGCCGGGGGGTGTGACCAAGGCTGGCTACCTGCACAAGAAGGGTGGCACCCAGCTGCAGTTGCTCAAAT GGCCTCTGCGCTTTGTCATCATCCACAAGCGATGTATCTACTACTTCAAGAGCAGCACGTCTGCGTCGCCGCAGGGCGCCTTCTCGCTGAGCGGCTACAACCG GGTGATGCGGGCTGCTGAGGAGACGACATCGAACAACGTCTTTCCCTTCAAGATCGTCCACATCAGCAAGAAGCACCGTACCTGGTTCTTCTCGGCCTCCTCTGAGGACGAGCGCAAg AGCTGGATGGCCTTGCTGCGCAGGGAGATCGGCTACCTCCACGAGAAGAAGGAGCTGCCCCTGGACACCAG CGACTCCAGCTCAGACACAGACAGTTTCTATGGTGCCATCGAGCGGCCTGTGGACATCAGCCTCTCTCCGTACCCCACGGACAACGAAG ACTACGAGCATGATGACGAGGACGACTCGTACTTGGAGCCTGACTGCCCCGAGCCCTGGAAGCCCGAGG ACAGCCTGACGCACCCGCCAGCctaccccccgccccccgtgCCCACGCCCAGGAAGCCGGCCTTCTCTGATGTGCCCCGGGCCCACTCCTTTACCTCCAAGGGCCTGGGCCCTCTGCTGCCACCCCCGCCCCCTAAGCGTGGCCTCCCGGATACTGGTCCAACTCCTGAGGACTCCAAGAGGGACCAGCTGGGCCTGAGGCGGGTGGAGCCTTGCCCCAGGGTGCCTGCCACCCCCCGGAGGATGAGTGACCCTCCAACGGGCAGCCTGCCCAATTTGCCCAACCTCCGGAAACCCCCTTGCTTCCCTGagagccccagcctcagcccagaGCCCCGGGTCCCCAGCCACGGGGCCGGCTCTGCCAGCATGGCCGCGGGCACCTCCAGGCACTGTGATAAACTCAAGTCCTTCCACCTGTCCCCCCGGGGGCCGCCCACACCCGAGCCCCCGCCGGTGCCAGCCAACAAGCCCAAATTCCTGATGAAGGCTGAGGAGGCCCCCCTGAGGGAGGTCGCCAGGCCTGGACTCTTTGTGCCCCCGGTGGGCCCCCGGCCTCCAGCCCTGAAGCTGCCCACGCCAGAGGCCACAGCGCGGTCTGCAGTCCCTTCCAGGCCAGAGAAGCCATCCCTCCCTCAGCTCCA GCGATCACCCCCCGATGGGCAGAGTTTCAGGAGCTTCTCCTTTGAAAAACCCCGTCTGCCCTCGCAGACTGAGGCTCTGCAGGCCGACTCTGGGGGGAAGGACTCTGACGAGGACTATGAGAAG GTGCCCCTGCCCAGCTCGGTCTTTATTAACACCACAGAGTCCTATGAGGTGGAGAG GCTGTTCAAAGCCACGAGCCCTCGGGGGGAGCCCCAAGACGGACTGTACTGCATCCGCAACTCCTCCACCAAGTCTGGGAAG GTTTTGGTCGTGTGGGATGAAACCTCCAACAAAGTGAGGAACTACCGCATCTTTGAGAAG GACTCTAAATTCTACTTGGAGGGCGAGGTCCTGTTTGTGGGCGTGGGCAGCCTGGTGGAGCACTACCACACGCACCTGCTGCCCGGCCACCAGAGCCTGCTGCTGCAGCACCCCTACGGCTACGCTGGGCCCAGGTGA
- the SH3BP2 gene encoding SH3 domain-binding protein 2 isoform X5, producing the protein MAAEEMHWPVPMKAIGAQNLLTMPGGVTKAGYLHKKGGTQLQLLKWPLRFVIIHKRCIYYFKSSTSASPQGAFSLSGYNRVMRAAEETTSNNVFPFKIVHISKKHRTWFFSASSEDERKSWMALLRREIGYLHEKKELPLDTSDSSSDTDSFYGAIERPVDISLSPYPTDNEDYEHDDEDDSYLEPDCPEPWKPEDSLTHPPAYPPPPVPTPRKPAFSDVPRAHSFTSKGLGPLLPPPPPKRGLPDTGPTPEDSKRDQLGLRRVEPCPRVPATPRRMSDPPTGSLPNLPNLRKPPCFPESPSLSPEPRVPSHGAGSASMAAGTSRHCDKLKSFHLSPRGPPTPEPPPVPANKPKFLMKAEEAPLREVARPGLFVPPVGPRPPALKLPTPEATARSAVPSRPEKPSLPQLQRSPPDGQSFRSFSFEKPRLPSQTEALQADSGGKDSDEDYEKVPLPSSVFINTTESYEVERLFKATSPRGEPQDGLYCIRNSSTKSGKVLVVWDETSNKVRNYRIFEKDSKFYLEGEVLFVGVGSLVEHYHTHLLPGHQSLLLQHPYGYAGPR; encoded by the exons ATGGCGGCTGAGGAGATGCACTGGCCTGTCCCCATGAAGGCCATCGGTGCCCAGAACCTGCTCACCATGCCGGGGGGTGTGACCAAGGCTGGCTACCTGCACAAGAAGGGTGGCACCCAGCTGCAGTTGCTCAAAT GGCCTCTGCGCTTTGTCATCATCCACAAGCGATGTATCTACTACTTCAAGAGCAGCACGTCTGCGTCGCCGCAGGGCGCCTTCTCGCTGAGCGGCTACAACCG GGTGATGCGGGCTGCTGAGGAGACGACATCGAACAACGTCTTTCCCTTCAAGATCGTCCACATCAGCAAGAAGCACCGTACCTGGTTCTTCTCGGCCTCCTCTGAGGACGAGCGCAAg AGCTGGATGGCCTTGCTGCGCAGGGAGATCGGCTACCTCCACGAGAAGAAGGAGCTGCCCCTGGACACCAG CGACTCCAGCTCAGACACAGACAGTTTCTATGGTGCCATCGAGCGGCCTGTGGACATCAGCCTCTCTCCGTACCCCACGGACAACGAAG ACTACGAGCATGATGACGAGGACGACTCGTACTTGGAGCCTGACTGCCCCGAGCCCTGGAAGCCCGAGG ACAGCCTGACGCACCCGCCAGCctaccccccgccccccgtgCCCACGCCCAGGAAGCCGGCCTTCTCTGATGTGCCCCGGGCCCACTCCTTTACCTCCAAGGGCCTGGGCCCTCTGCTGCCACCCCCGCCCCCTAAGCGTGGCCTCCCGGATACTGGTCCAACTCCTGAGGACTCCAAGAGGGACCAGCTGGGCCTGAGGCGGGTGGAGCCTTGCCCCAGGGTGCCTGCCACCCCCCGGAGGATGAGTGACCCTCCAACGGGCAGCCTGCCCAATTTGCCCAACCTCCGGAAACCCCCTTGCTTCCCTGagagccccagcctcagcccagaGCCCCGGGTCCCCAGCCACGGGGCCGGCTCTGCCAGCATGGCCGCGGGCACCTCCAGGCACTGTGATAAACTCAAGTCCTTCCACCTGTCCCCCCGGGGGCCGCCCACACCCGAGCCCCCGCCGGTGCCAGCCAACAAGCCCAAATTCCTGATGAAGGCTGAGGAGGCCCCCCTGAGGGAGGTCGCCAGGCCTGGACTCTTTGTGCCCCCGGTGGGCCCCCGGCCTCCAGCCCTGAAGCTGCCCACGCCAGAGGCCACAGCGCGGTCTGCAGTCCCTTCCAGGCCAGAGAAGCCATCCCTCCCTCAGCTCCA GCGATCACCCCCCGATGGGCAGAGTTTCAGGAGCTTCTCCTTTGAAAAACCCCGTCTGCCCTCGCAGACTGAGGCTCTGCAGGCCGACTCTGGGGGGAAGGACTCTGACGAGGACTATGAGAAG GTGCCCCTGCCCAGCTCGGTCTTTATTAACACCACAGAGTCCTATGAGGTGGAGAG GCTGTTCAAAGCCACGAGCCCTCGGGGGGAGCCCCAAGACGGACTGTACTGCATCCGCAACTCCTCCACCAAGTCTGGGAAG GTTTTGGTCGTGTGGGATGAAACCTCCAACAAAGTGAGGAACTACCGCATCTTTGAGAAG GACTCTAAATTCTACTTGGAGGGCGAGGTCCTGTTTGTGGGCGTGGGCAGCCTGGTGGAGCACTACCACACGCACCTGCTGCCCGGCCACCAGAGCCTGCTGCTGCAGCACCCCTACGGCTACGCTGGGCCCAGGTGA
- the SH3BP2 gene encoding SH3 domain-binding protein 2 isoform X3, translating to MELLADRRAGAPGGGAGSRRQDAEPVGREQHFGGFMAAEEMHWPVPMKAIGAQNLLTMPGGVTKAGYLHKKGGTQLQLLKWPLRFVIIHKRCIYYFKSSTSASPQGAFSLSGYNRVMRAAEETTSNNVFPFKIVHISKKHRTWFFSASSEDERKSWMALLRREIGYLHEKKELPLDTSDSSSDTDSFYGAIERPVDISLSPYPTDNEDYEHDDEDDSYLEPDCPEPWKPEDSLTHPPAYPPPPVPTPRKPAFSDVPRAHSFTSKGLGPLLPPPPPKRGLPDTGPTPEDSKRDQLGLRRVEPCPRVPATPRRMSDPPTGSLPNLPNLRKPPCFPESPSLSPEPRVPSHGAGSASMAAGTSRHCDKLKSFHLSPRGPPTPEPPPVPANKPKFLMKAEEAPLREVARPGLFVPPVGPRPPALKLPTPEATARSAVPSRPEKPSLPQLQRSPPDGQSFRSFSFEKPRLPSQTEALQADSGGKDSDEDYEKVPLPSSVFINTTESYEVERLFKATSPRGEPQDGLYCIRNSSTKSGKVLVVWDETSNKVRNYRIFEKDSKFYLEGEVLFVGVGSLVEHYHTHLLPGHQSLLLQHPYGYAGPR from the exons ATGGAGCTCCTGGCGGACCGCCGGGCGGGAGCTCCTGGCGGAGGAGCCGGGAGCCGCCGCCAGGACGCAGAGCCCGTGGGCCGGGAGCAGCACTTCGGCGG CTTCATGGCGGCTGAGGAGATGCACTGGCCTGTCCCCATGAAGGCCATCGGTGCCCAGAACCTGCTCACCATGCCGGGGGGTGTGACCAAGGCTGGCTACCTGCACAAGAAGGGTGGCACCCAGCTGCAGTTGCTCAAAT GGCCTCTGCGCTTTGTCATCATCCACAAGCGATGTATCTACTACTTCAAGAGCAGCACGTCTGCGTCGCCGCAGGGCGCCTTCTCGCTGAGCGGCTACAACCG GGTGATGCGGGCTGCTGAGGAGACGACATCGAACAACGTCTTTCCCTTCAAGATCGTCCACATCAGCAAGAAGCACCGTACCTGGTTCTTCTCGGCCTCCTCTGAGGACGAGCGCAAg AGCTGGATGGCCTTGCTGCGCAGGGAGATCGGCTACCTCCACGAGAAGAAGGAGCTGCCCCTGGACACCAG CGACTCCAGCTCAGACACAGACAGTTTCTATGGTGCCATCGAGCGGCCTGTGGACATCAGCCTCTCTCCGTACCCCACGGACAACGAAG ACTACGAGCATGATGACGAGGACGACTCGTACTTGGAGCCTGACTGCCCCGAGCCCTGGAAGCCCGAGG ACAGCCTGACGCACCCGCCAGCctaccccccgccccccgtgCCCACGCCCAGGAAGCCGGCCTTCTCTGATGTGCCCCGGGCCCACTCCTTTACCTCCAAGGGCCTGGGCCCTCTGCTGCCACCCCCGCCCCCTAAGCGTGGCCTCCCGGATACTGGTCCAACTCCTGAGGACTCCAAGAGGGACCAGCTGGGCCTGAGGCGGGTGGAGCCTTGCCCCAGGGTGCCTGCCACCCCCCGGAGGATGAGTGACCCTCCAACGGGCAGCCTGCCCAATTTGCCCAACCTCCGGAAACCCCCTTGCTTCCCTGagagccccagcctcagcccagaGCCCCGGGTCCCCAGCCACGGGGCCGGCTCTGCCAGCATGGCCGCGGGCACCTCCAGGCACTGTGATAAACTCAAGTCCTTCCACCTGTCCCCCCGGGGGCCGCCCACACCCGAGCCCCCGCCGGTGCCAGCCAACAAGCCCAAATTCCTGATGAAGGCTGAGGAGGCCCCCCTGAGGGAGGTCGCCAGGCCTGGACTCTTTGTGCCCCCGGTGGGCCCCCGGCCTCCAGCCCTGAAGCTGCCCACGCCAGAGGCCACAGCGCGGTCTGCAGTCCCTTCCAGGCCAGAGAAGCCATCCCTCCCTCAGCTCCA GCGATCACCCCCCGATGGGCAGAGTTTCAGGAGCTTCTCCTTTGAAAAACCCCGTCTGCCCTCGCAGACTGAGGCTCTGCAGGCCGACTCTGGGGGGAAGGACTCTGACGAGGACTATGAGAAG GTGCCCCTGCCCAGCTCGGTCTTTATTAACACCACAGAGTCCTATGAGGTGGAGAG GCTGTTCAAAGCCACGAGCCCTCGGGGGGAGCCCCAAGACGGACTGTACTGCATCCGCAACTCCTCCACCAAGTCTGGGAAG GTTTTGGTCGTGTGGGATGAAACCTCCAACAAAGTGAGGAACTACCGCATCTTTGAGAAG GACTCTAAATTCTACTTGGAGGGCGAGGTCCTGTTTGTGGGCGTGGGCAGCCTGGTGGAGCACTACCACACGCACCTGCTGCCCGGCCACCAGAGCCTGCTGCTGCAGCACCCCTACGGCTACGCTGGGCCCAGGTGA
- the SH3BP2 gene encoding SH3 domain-binding protein 2 isoform X2, with product MAGAGLRPRSWGRREVCAGGEAARAPGPGPCRCAQGRRKPVMPAAWTPFMAAEEMHWPVPMKAIGAQNLLTMPGGVTKAGYLHKKGGTQLQLLKWPLRFVIIHKRCIYYFKSSTSASPQGAFSLSGYNRVMRAAEETTSNNVFPFKIVHISKKHRTWFFSASSEDERKSWMALLRREIGYLHEKKELPLDTSDSSSDTDSFYGAIERPVDISLSPYPTDNEDYEHDDEDDSYLEPDCPEPWKPEDSLTHPPAYPPPPVPTPRKPAFSDVPRAHSFTSKGLGPLLPPPPPKRGLPDTGPTPEDSKRDQLGLRRVEPCPRVPATPRRMSDPPTGSLPNLPNLRKPPCFPESPSLSPEPRVPSHGAGSASMAAGTSRHCDKLKSFHLSPRGPPTPEPPPVPANKPKFLMKAEEAPLREVARPGLFVPPVGPRPPALKLPTPEATARSAVPSRPEKPSLPQLQRSPPDGQSFRSFSFEKPRLPSQTEALQADSGGKDSDEDYEKVPLPSSVFINTTESYEVERLFKATSPRGEPQDGLYCIRNSSTKSGKVLVVWDETSNKVRNYRIFEKDSKFYLEGEVLFVGVGSLVEHYHTHLLPGHQSLLLQHPYGYAGPR from the exons ATGGCGGGAGCGGGGCTCCGGCCGCGGAGCTGGGGTCGGCGGGAGGTGTGCGCCGGGGGCGAGGCGGCGCGGGCGCCCGGCCCGGGGCCGTGTCGGTGCGCGCAGGGGCGGCGGAAGCCGGTCATGCCCGCCGCGTGGACGCC CTTCATGGCGGCTGAGGAGATGCACTGGCCTGTCCCCATGAAGGCCATCGGTGCCCAGAACCTGCTCACCATGCCGGGGGGTGTGACCAAGGCTGGCTACCTGCACAAGAAGGGTGGCACCCAGCTGCAGTTGCTCAAAT GGCCTCTGCGCTTTGTCATCATCCACAAGCGATGTATCTACTACTTCAAGAGCAGCACGTCTGCGTCGCCGCAGGGCGCCTTCTCGCTGAGCGGCTACAACCG GGTGATGCGGGCTGCTGAGGAGACGACATCGAACAACGTCTTTCCCTTCAAGATCGTCCACATCAGCAAGAAGCACCGTACCTGGTTCTTCTCGGCCTCCTCTGAGGACGAGCGCAAg AGCTGGATGGCCTTGCTGCGCAGGGAGATCGGCTACCTCCACGAGAAGAAGGAGCTGCCCCTGGACACCAG CGACTCCAGCTCAGACACAGACAGTTTCTATGGTGCCATCGAGCGGCCTGTGGACATCAGCCTCTCTCCGTACCCCACGGACAACGAAG ACTACGAGCATGATGACGAGGACGACTCGTACTTGGAGCCTGACTGCCCCGAGCCCTGGAAGCCCGAGG ACAGCCTGACGCACCCGCCAGCctaccccccgccccccgtgCCCACGCCCAGGAAGCCGGCCTTCTCTGATGTGCCCCGGGCCCACTCCTTTACCTCCAAGGGCCTGGGCCCTCTGCTGCCACCCCCGCCCCCTAAGCGTGGCCTCCCGGATACTGGTCCAACTCCTGAGGACTCCAAGAGGGACCAGCTGGGCCTGAGGCGGGTGGAGCCTTGCCCCAGGGTGCCTGCCACCCCCCGGAGGATGAGTGACCCTCCAACGGGCAGCCTGCCCAATTTGCCCAACCTCCGGAAACCCCCTTGCTTCCCTGagagccccagcctcagcccagaGCCCCGGGTCCCCAGCCACGGGGCCGGCTCTGCCAGCATGGCCGCGGGCACCTCCAGGCACTGTGATAAACTCAAGTCCTTCCACCTGTCCCCCCGGGGGCCGCCCACACCCGAGCCCCCGCCGGTGCCAGCCAACAAGCCCAAATTCCTGATGAAGGCTGAGGAGGCCCCCCTGAGGGAGGTCGCCAGGCCTGGACTCTTTGTGCCCCCGGTGGGCCCCCGGCCTCCAGCCCTGAAGCTGCCCACGCCAGAGGCCACAGCGCGGTCTGCAGTCCCTTCCAGGCCAGAGAAGCCATCCCTCCCTCAGCTCCA GCGATCACCCCCCGATGGGCAGAGTTTCAGGAGCTTCTCCTTTGAAAAACCCCGTCTGCCCTCGCAGACTGAGGCTCTGCAGGCCGACTCTGGGGGGAAGGACTCTGACGAGGACTATGAGAAG GTGCCCCTGCCCAGCTCGGTCTTTATTAACACCACAGAGTCCTATGAGGTGGAGAG GCTGTTCAAAGCCACGAGCCCTCGGGGGGAGCCCCAAGACGGACTGTACTGCATCCGCAACTCCTCCACCAAGTCTGGGAAG GTTTTGGTCGTGTGGGATGAAACCTCCAACAAAGTGAGGAACTACCGCATCTTTGAGAAG GACTCTAAATTCTACTTGGAGGGCGAGGTCCTGTTTGTGGGCGTGGGCAGCCTGGTGGAGCACTACCACACGCACCTGCTGCCCGGCCACCAGAGCCTGCTGCTGCAGCACCCCTACGGCTACGCTGGGCCCAGGTGA
- the SH3BP2 gene encoding SH3 domain-binding protein 2 isoform X1 yields the protein MELLADRRAGAPGGGAGSRRQDAEPVGREQHFGGLALGPGLALLAGSHPLCFMAAEEMHWPVPMKAIGAQNLLTMPGGVTKAGYLHKKGGTQLQLLKWPLRFVIIHKRCIYYFKSSTSASPQGAFSLSGYNRVMRAAEETTSNNVFPFKIVHISKKHRTWFFSASSEDERKSWMALLRREIGYLHEKKELPLDTSDSSSDTDSFYGAIERPVDISLSPYPTDNEDYEHDDEDDSYLEPDCPEPWKPEDSLTHPPAYPPPPVPTPRKPAFSDVPRAHSFTSKGLGPLLPPPPPKRGLPDTGPTPEDSKRDQLGLRRVEPCPRVPATPRRMSDPPTGSLPNLPNLRKPPCFPESPSLSPEPRVPSHGAGSASMAAGTSRHCDKLKSFHLSPRGPPTPEPPPVPANKPKFLMKAEEAPLREVARPGLFVPPVGPRPPALKLPTPEATARSAVPSRPEKPSLPQLQRSPPDGQSFRSFSFEKPRLPSQTEALQADSGGKDSDEDYEKVPLPSSVFINTTESYEVERLFKATSPRGEPQDGLYCIRNSSTKSGKVLVVWDETSNKVRNYRIFEKDSKFYLEGEVLFVGVGSLVEHYHTHLLPGHQSLLLQHPYGYAGPR from the exons ATGGAGCTCCTGGCGGACCGCCGGGCGGGAGCTCCTGGCGGAGGAGCCGGGAGCCGCCGCCAGGACGCAGAGCCCGTGGGCCGGGAGCAGCACTTCGGCGG gctggCCCTTGGTCCCGGCCTGGCCCTGCTGGCTGGCTCCCACCCACTCTG CTTCATGGCGGCTGAGGAGATGCACTGGCCTGTCCCCATGAAGGCCATCGGTGCCCAGAACCTGCTCACCATGCCGGGGGGTGTGACCAAGGCTGGCTACCTGCACAAGAAGGGTGGCACCCAGCTGCAGTTGCTCAAAT GGCCTCTGCGCTTTGTCATCATCCACAAGCGATGTATCTACTACTTCAAGAGCAGCACGTCTGCGTCGCCGCAGGGCGCCTTCTCGCTGAGCGGCTACAACCG GGTGATGCGGGCTGCTGAGGAGACGACATCGAACAACGTCTTTCCCTTCAAGATCGTCCACATCAGCAAGAAGCACCGTACCTGGTTCTTCTCGGCCTCCTCTGAGGACGAGCGCAAg AGCTGGATGGCCTTGCTGCGCAGGGAGATCGGCTACCTCCACGAGAAGAAGGAGCTGCCCCTGGACACCAG CGACTCCAGCTCAGACACAGACAGTTTCTATGGTGCCATCGAGCGGCCTGTGGACATCAGCCTCTCTCCGTACCCCACGGACAACGAAG ACTACGAGCATGATGACGAGGACGACTCGTACTTGGAGCCTGACTGCCCCGAGCCCTGGAAGCCCGAGG ACAGCCTGACGCACCCGCCAGCctaccccccgccccccgtgCCCACGCCCAGGAAGCCGGCCTTCTCTGATGTGCCCCGGGCCCACTCCTTTACCTCCAAGGGCCTGGGCCCTCTGCTGCCACCCCCGCCCCCTAAGCGTGGCCTCCCGGATACTGGTCCAACTCCTGAGGACTCCAAGAGGGACCAGCTGGGCCTGAGGCGGGTGGAGCCTTGCCCCAGGGTGCCTGCCACCCCCCGGAGGATGAGTGACCCTCCAACGGGCAGCCTGCCCAATTTGCCCAACCTCCGGAAACCCCCTTGCTTCCCTGagagccccagcctcagcccagaGCCCCGGGTCCCCAGCCACGGGGCCGGCTCTGCCAGCATGGCCGCGGGCACCTCCAGGCACTGTGATAAACTCAAGTCCTTCCACCTGTCCCCCCGGGGGCCGCCCACACCCGAGCCCCCGCCGGTGCCAGCCAACAAGCCCAAATTCCTGATGAAGGCTGAGGAGGCCCCCCTGAGGGAGGTCGCCAGGCCTGGACTCTTTGTGCCCCCGGTGGGCCCCCGGCCTCCAGCCCTGAAGCTGCCCACGCCAGAGGCCACAGCGCGGTCTGCAGTCCCTTCCAGGCCAGAGAAGCCATCCCTCCCTCAGCTCCA GCGATCACCCCCCGATGGGCAGAGTTTCAGGAGCTTCTCCTTTGAAAAACCCCGTCTGCCCTCGCAGACTGAGGCTCTGCAGGCCGACTCTGGGGGGAAGGACTCTGACGAGGACTATGAGAAG GTGCCCCTGCCCAGCTCGGTCTTTATTAACACCACAGAGTCCTATGAGGTGGAGAG GCTGTTCAAAGCCACGAGCCCTCGGGGGGAGCCCCAAGACGGACTGTACTGCATCCGCAACTCCTCCACCAAGTCTGGGAAG GTTTTGGTCGTGTGGGATGAAACCTCCAACAAAGTGAGGAACTACCGCATCTTTGAGAAG GACTCTAAATTCTACTTGGAGGGCGAGGTCCTGTTTGTGGGCGTGGGCAGCCTGGTGGAGCACTACCACACGCACCTGCTGCCCGGCCACCAGAGCCTGCTGCTGCAGCACCCCTACGGCTACGCTGGGCCCAGGTGA